A portion of the Glycine max cultivar Williams 82 chromosome 10, Glycine_max_v4.0, whole genome shotgun sequence genome contains these proteins:
- the LOC100802025 gene encoding E3 ubiquitin-protein ligase RHF2A isoform X3, giving the protein MEGKTESHVTSAEAFVEGGVQEACDDACSICLEDFCKSDPATVTNCKHEFHLQCILEWCQRSSQCPMCWQPISLRDTTSQELLEAVELERSLRDTPSRNAAIFHHPALGDFELQHLPMAMNEADIEERIIQHLTAAAAMRRSHHLGQREGHRTRSSAHGRPHFLVYSTQPSAPPFAAGGESEPAAIPVGIPSTPLTFDGNEQSSPQQIPYFQTRGSSLTSGSTVATTNLQGVHSNDRRFASHSFPASQDRAQPSEQSFSDSLRSRFNAVSTRYKESISKGTRGWKERLFSPNSSMSELGSEVKRELNAKIASVSRLMERLETTRENNRAAGTSLSNPNHLVNCSIAETSNQNNVEARGENSLRDNSTPTTFSASSDSK; this is encoded by the exons ATGGAAGGCAAGACCGAAAGTCATGTGACATCGGCAGAAGCCTTTGTGGAAGGGGGGGTTCAAGAAGCTTGTGATGATGCTTGCAGCATATGCCTTGAGGATTTTTGCAAAAGTGATCCTGCCACT gTCACTAATTGCAAGCATGAGTTCCACCTGCAGTGCATTCTTGAATG GTGTCAGAGAAGCTCCCAATGTCCTATGTGTTGGCAACCTATCAGCTTGAGGGATACTACAAG TCAAGAACTGCTTGAGGCAGTAGAGCTGGAAAGGAGCTTGAGGGATACCCCATCTAGAAATGCTGCGATTTTTCATCATCCAGCACTTGGTGATTTTGAATTGCAGCAT TTACCCATGGCTATGAATGAGGCTGATATTGAAGAGCGAATAATTCAACATTTGACTGCTGCAGCAGCAATGAGGAGATCACACCACCTCGGCCAGAGGGAAGGCCATCGAACTAGGTCATCTGCTCATGGCCGTCCACACTTCTTAGTATACTCAACTCAGCCAAGTGCACCACCATTTGCTGCAGGAGGGGAAAGTGAACCAGCTGCAATTCCTGTAGGAATTCCATCTACCCCACTTACATTTGACGGAAATGAGCAATCATCTCCACAGCAGATCCCCTATTTCCAAACTCGGGGTTCTTCTTTAACTTCTGGCTCTACTGTCGCAACAACAAATCTTCAAGGAGTTCACTCTAATGATAG AAGGTTTGCCTCTCATTCTTTTCCTGCAAGCCAAGACAGAGCACAGCCATCAGAACAATCGTTCTCTGATTCTCTGCGTTCCAGATTTAATGCAGTATCCACGAG atacaaagaatcaatttCGAAGGGCACAAGGGGATGGAAAGAGAGGCTGTTCTCTCCCAATTCTTCTATGTCAGAACTTGGTTCAGAAGTTAAGAGAGAATTGAATGCCAAAATTGCTAGCGTGTCCCGATTGATGGAGCGCCTTGAAACAACAAGAGAAAATAATAGGGCTGCAGGAACTTCTTTATCAAATCCAAATCATTTGGTGAACTGTTCCATTGCAGAGACAAGCAACCAAAACAATGTGGAAGCTCGTGGAGAGAACTCTTTGCGTGACAATAGTACTCCAACTACATTTTCTGCTAGCTCAGATTCAAAATGA
- the LOC100802025 gene encoding E3 ubiquitin-protein ligase RHF2A isoform X1 produces MEVPEMEGKTESHVTSAEAFVEGGVQEACDDACSICLEDFCKSDPATVTNCKHEFHLQCILEWCQRSSQCPMCWQPISLRDTTSQELLEAVELERSLRDTPSRNAAIFHHPALGDFELQHLPMAMNEADIEERIIQHLTAAAAMRRSHHLGQREGHRTRSSAHGRPHFLVYSTQPSAPPFAAGGESEPAAIPVGIPSTPLTFDGNEQSSPQQIPYFQTRGSSLTSGSTVATTNLQGVHSNDRRFASHSFPASQDRAQPSEQSFSDSLRSRFNAVSTRYKESISKGTRGWKERLFSPNSSMSELGSEVKRELNAKIASVSRLMERLETTRENNRAAGTSLSNPNHLVNCSIAETSNQNNVEARGENSLRDNSTPTTFSASSDSK; encoded by the exons ATGGAG GTTCCAGAAATGGAAGGCAAGACCGAAAGTCATGTGACATCGGCAGAAGCCTTTGTGGAAGGGGGGGTTCAAGAAGCTTGTGATGATGCTTGCAGCATATGCCTTGAGGATTTTTGCAAAAGTGATCCTGCCACT gTCACTAATTGCAAGCATGAGTTCCACCTGCAGTGCATTCTTGAATG GTGTCAGAGAAGCTCCCAATGTCCTATGTGTTGGCAACCTATCAGCTTGAGGGATACTACAAG TCAAGAACTGCTTGAGGCAGTAGAGCTGGAAAGGAGCTTGAGGGATACCCCATCTAGAAATGCTGCGATTTTTCATCATCCAGCACTTGGTGATTTTGAATTGCAGCAT TTACCCATGGCTATGAATGAGGCTGATATTGAAGAGCGAATAATTCAACATTTGACTGCTGCAGCAGCAATGAGGAGATCACACCACCTCGGCCAGAGGGAAGGCCATCGAACTAGGTCATCTGCTCATGGCCGTCCACACTTCTTAGTATACTCAACTCAGCCAAGTGCACCACCATTTGCTGCAGGAGGGGAAAGTGAACCAGCTGCAATTCCTGTAGGAATTCCATCTACCCCACTTACATTTGACGGAAATGAGCAATCATCTCCACAGCAGATCCCCTATTTCCAAACTCGGGGTTCTTCTTTAACTTCTGGCTCTACTGTCGCAACAACAAATCTTCAAGGAGTTCACTCTAATGATAG AAGGTTTGCCTCTCATTCTTTTCCTGCAAGCCAAGACAGAGCACAGCCATCAGAACAATCGTTCTCTGATTCTCTGCGTTCCAGATTTAATGCAGTATCCACGAG atacaaagaatcaatttCGAAGGGCACAAGGGGATGGAAAGAGAGGCTGTTCTCTCCCAATTCTTCTATGTCAGAACTTGGTTCAGAAGTTAAGAGAGAATTGAATGCCAAAATTGCTAGCGTGTCCCGATTGATGGAGCGCCTTGAAACAACAAGAGAAAATAATAGGGCTGCAGGAACTTCTTTATCAAATCCAAATCATTTGGTGAACTGTTCCATTGCAGAGACAAGCAACCAAAACAATGTGGAAGCTCGTGGAGAGAACTCTTTGCGTGACAATAGTACTCCAACTACATTTTCTGCTAGCTCAGATTCAAAATGA
- the LOC100802025 gene encoding E3 ubiquitin-protein ligase RHF2A isoform X2, with the protein MEVPEMEGKTESHVTSAEAFVEGGVQEACDDACSICLEDFCKSDPATVTNCKHEFHLQCILEWCQRSSQCPMCWQPISLRDTTSQELLEAVELERSLRDTPSRNAAIFHHPALGDFELQHLPMAMNEADIEERIIQHLTAAAAMRRSHHLGQREGHRTRSSAHGRPHFLVYSTQPSAPPFAAGGESEPAAIPVGIPSTPLTFDGNEQSSPQQIPYFQTRGSSLTSGSTVATTNLQGVHSNDRFASHSFPASQDRAQPSEQSFSDSLRSRFNAVSTRYKESISKGTRGWKERLFSPNSSMSELGSEVKRELNAKIASVSRLMERLETTRENNRAAGTSLSNPNHLVNCSIAETSNQNNVEARGENSLRDNSTPTTFSASSDSK; encoded by the exons ATGGAG GTTCCAGAAATGGAAGGCAAGACCGAAAGTCATGTGACATCGGCAGAAGCCTTTGTGGAAGGGGGGGTTCAAGAAGCTTGTGATGATGCTTGCAGCATATGCCTTGAGGATTTTTGCAAAAGTGATCCTGCCACT gTCACTAATTGCAAGCATGAGTTCCACCTGCAGTGCATTCTTGAATG GTGTCAGAGAAGCTCCCAATGTCCTATGTGTTGGCAACCTATCAGCTTGAGGGATACTACAAG TCAAGAACTGCTTGAGGCAGTAGAGCTGGAAAGGAGCTTGAGGGATACCCCATCTAGAAATGCTGCGATTTTTCATCATCCAGCACTTGGTGATTTTGAATTGCAGCAT TTACCCATGGCTATGAATGAGGCTGATATTGAAGAGCGAATAATTCAACATTTGACTGCTGCAGCAGCAATGAGGAGATCACACCACCTCGGCCAGAGGGAAGGCCATCGAACTAGGTCATCTGCTCATGGCCGTCCACACTTCTTAGTATACTCAACTCAGCCAAGTGCACCACCATTTGCTGCAGGAGGGGAAAGTGAACCAGCTGCAATTCCTGTAGGAATTCCATCTACCCCACTTACATTTGACGGAAATGAGCAATCATCTCCACAGCAGATCCCCTATTTCCAAACTCGGGGTTCTTCTTTAACTTCTGGCTCTACTGTCGCAACAACAAATCTTCAAGGAGTTCACTCTAATGATAG GTTTGCCTCTCATTCTTTTCCTGCAAGCCAAGACAGAGCACAGCCATCAGAACAATCGTTCTCTGATTCTCTGCGTTCCAGATTTAATGCAGTATCCACGAG atacaaagaatcaatttCGAAGGGCACAAGGGGATGGAAAGAGAGGCTGTTCTCTCCCAATTCTTCTATGTCAGAACTTGGTTCAGAAGTTAAGAGAGAATTGAATGCCAAAATTGCTAGCGTGTCCCGATTGATGGAGCGCCTTGAAACAACAAGAGAAAATAATAGGGCTGCAGGAACTTCTTTATCAAATCCAAATCATTTGGTGAACTGTTCCATTGCAGAGACAAGCAACCAAAACAATGTGGAAGCTCGTGGAGAGAACTCTTTGCGTGACAATAGTACTCCAACTACATTTTCTGCTAGCTCAGATTCAAAATGA
- the LOC100800951 gene encoding putative RNA polymerase II subunit B1 CTD phosphatase RPAP2 homolog, with the protein MEKDKPVSVKDAVFKLQMSLLEGIQNEDQLFAAGSLMSRSDYEDIVTERSITNVCGYPLCSNALPSDRPRKGRYRISLKEHKVYDLHETYMFCCSNCVVSSKAFAGSLQAERCSGLDLEKLNNILSLFENLNLEPAENLQKNEDFGLSDLKIQEKTETSSGEVSLEQWAGPSNAIEGYVPKPRDHDSKGLRKNVKKGSKAGHGKPISDINLISSEMGFVSTIIMQDGYSVSKVLPGQRDATAHHQIKPTAIVKQLGKVDAKVVRKDDGSIQDLSSSFKSSLILGTSEKEEELAQSCEAALKSSPDCAIKKKDVYSVSISERQCDVEQNDSAKKSVQVKGKMSRVTANDDASTSNLDPANVEEKFQVEKAGGSLNTKPKSSLKSAGEKKLSRTVTWADKKINSTGSKDLCGFKNFGDIRNESDSAGNSIDVANDEDTLRRASAEACVIALSSASEAVASGDSDVSDAVSEAGIIILPPPHDAGEEGTLEDVDILQNDSVTVKWPRKPGISEADFFESDDSWFDAAPEGFSLTLSPFATMWNTLFSWITSSSLAYIYGRDESFQEEYLSVNGREYPCKVVLADGRSSEIKQTLASCLARALPTLVAVLRLPIPVSTMEQGMACLLETMSFVDALPAFRTKQWQVVALLFIDALSVCRLPALISYMTDRRASFHRVLSGSQIGMEEYEVLKDLAVPLGRAPHISAQSGA; encoded by the exons ATGGAAAAGGACAAGCCTGTTTCTGTCAAAGATGCTGTTTTCAAATTGCAAATGTCGCTCCTTGAAGGCATTCAAAATGAAGACCAGCTGTTTGCTGCTGGGTCTCTGATGTCAAGGAGTGACTACGAAGACATTGTAACCGAACGATCCATTACAAACGTGTGTGGTTATCCGCTCTGCAGCAATGCTTTGCCATCCGATCGCCCACGGAAGGGTAGATACCGGATTTCACTGAAGGAGCACAAGGTCTATGACTTACACGAGACTTACATGTTTTGTTGTTCAAATTGTGTTGTTAGCAGCAAAGCTTTTGCTGGGAGCTTGCAAGCAGAGAGATGCTCAGGTTTAGACCTGGAAAAACTAAACAATATTCTTAGCTTGTTTGAGAATTTGAATCTGGAACCAGCGGAGAATTTGCAAAAGAATGAAGATTTCGGTTTGTCTGATTTGAAAATCCAGGAGAAGACAGAAACAAGCAGTGGGGAGGTGTCTTTAGAGCAGTGGGCTGGACCTTCAAATGCAATTGAGGGTTATGTACCAAAACCAAGAGACCATGATTCTAAGGGTTTGcggaaaaatgttaaaaaag GGTCCAAAGCTGGTCATGGCAAGCCAATTAGtgacataaatttaattagcaGTGAGATGGGCTTTGTGAGTACTATAATTATGCAAGATGGGTATAGTGTTTCAAAAGTACTGCCAGGTCAAAGAGACGCAACCGCTCATCATCAAATTAAACCAACAGCTATAGTCAAGCAGTTAGGAAAGGTTGATGCTAAAGTGGTCAGGAAAGATGATGGTAGCATTCAAGATTTGTCTTCATCTTTTAAGAGCAGTTTAATTTTAGGTACCTCAGAAAAAGAGGAGGAATTAGCCCAATCATGTGAAGCTGCGCTCAAATCCTCTCCCGATTGTGCTATTAAAAAGAAAGATGTTTATTCCGTCTCCATATCAGAAAGACAATGTGATGTGGAACAGAATGATTCTGCTAAGAAATCTGTACAAGTCAAAGGGAAAATGAGTAGAGTTACTGCTAATGATGATGCTTCCACTTCCAATTTAGATCCTGCCAATGTTGAAGAGAAATTCCAAGTGGAAAAAGCAGGTGGATCATTAAACACTAAACCCAAATCTTCCCTTAAATCTGCAGGTGAAAAGAAACTTAGTCGCACTGTTACTTGGGCAGATAAGAAAATCAACAGCACTGGGAGTAAAGATCTTTGTGGGTTTAAAAATTTTGGAGATATTAGAAATGAATCTGACTCAGCAGGAAATAGTATAGATGTTGCCAATGATGAAGATACATTACGTCGCGCGTCAGCAGAAGCTTGTGTTATTGCATTGAGCTCAGCATCAGAAGCAGTTGCTTCTGGAGACTCGGATGTCAGTGATGCTG TTTCTGAAGCTGGAATCATTATATTGCCACCACCACATGATGCTGGTGAGGAAGGTACTCTGGAGGATGTTGATATACTACAAAATGATTCAGTTACTGTGAAATGGCCTAGAAAGCCTGGAATTTCTGAAGCTGATTTCTTTGAATCTGATGACTCATGGTTTGATGCTGCACCAGAGGGTTTCAGTTTAACT TTGTCACCTTTTGCAACTATGTGGAATACCCTCTTTTCTTGGATAACATCATCTTCTTTGGCATATATATATGGGAGGGATGAAAGTTTTCAAGAAGAATATCTATCAGTTAATGGCAGAGAATATCCCTGCAAAGTTGTCTTGGCAGATGGTCGCTCATCTGAAATAAAACAAACTTTAGCCAGTTGTCTTGCTCGAGCTTTACCTACACTTGTTGCTGTGCTCCGGCTGCCAATACCAGTATCTACCATGGAGCAAGGGATG GCATGCTTGCTGGAGACAATGTCATTTGTGGACGCACTTCCAGCTTTCAGAACAAAACAATGGCAAGTGGTTGCTCTTTTGTTTATTGATGCATTGTCCGTATGTAGATTACCTGCTCTTATCTCATACATGACGGATAGGAGGGCTTCATTTCACAGG GTTTTGAGTGGTTCTCAAATAGGTATGGAAGAATATGAGGTTTTGAAGGATCTTGCAGTGCCACTGGGCCGAGCACCTCACATCTCTGCCCAAAGTGGGGCATGA
- the LOC102667474 gene encoding uncharacterized protein has protein sequence MSKKVILPTAASHRRQPLLLQQSESYRKAGTRVMGEAVGGTAAVCCCFSFGLANIMYLAMYKVPAMLCQKALRRKRRSRRLLLLQTREEAAAVPSRPRCTCGCCDDIISAGRVYPLCSNDGGDVAVLRSRSSVEKDKEVVELEKEMWERFYGSGFWRSPSQRENSSPQQRINATTVSAPNYLQVLAVKN, from the coding sequence ATGTCTAAAAAAGTAATTCTTCCGACGGCGGCATCTCATCGGCGGCAGCCGCTGCTGCTGCAGCAGAGTGAGAGCTACCGGAAGGCGGGGACGCGGGTCATGGGGGAGGCGGTGGGCGGCACCGCCGCCGTGTGCTGCTGCTTCTCCTTCGGCCTGGCCAACATTATGTACCTAGCGATGTACAAGGTTCCGGCGATGCTGTGCCAGAAGGCGCTGCGGAGGAAGCGGCGGAGCCGccgcctcctcctccttcagACCAGGGAGGAAGCAGCGGCGGTCCCGTCGCGGCCGCGGTGCACCTGCGGCTGCTGCGATGACATCATCAGCGCCGGGCGGGTTTACCCGCTGTGCAGCAACGACGGCGGCGACGTGGCGGTGCTGCGAAGCCGTAGCTCGGTGGAGAAGGACAAGGAGGTGGTGGAGTTGGAGAAAGAGATGTGGGAGAGGTTTTATGGAAGTGGGTTTTGGAGAAGCCCCTCTCAGAGAGAAAACTCTTCTCCGCAACAAAGGATTAATGCCACCACTGTTTCTGCTCCTAATTATCTTCAGGTTCTTgctgttaaaaattaa
- the LOC100801490 gene encoding MLP-like protein 43 translates to MVLKGKMVTELGIRSPAVKFFNVFAKQLHNLQDIVDKVYDGKLHEGDWHDTGSVKSWNLTTGKVRTFKESIEAIDEQSKSISFKIFDGENSKDYKMYKVHLQVIDIEEEGGVVTIWTIEYEKLNEDVAPPYHYLDIITATTKETDAHVLKAEQ, encoded by the exons ATGGTTTTAAAGGGTAAGATGGTAACAGAACTTGGGATCCGATCACCTGCTGTCAAGTTCTTCAATGTTTTTGCAAAGCAACTTCACAATTTGCAAGACATTGTTGACAAAGTCTATGATGGCAAGTTGCATGAAGGAGATTGGCATGACACTGGCTCTGTCAAGAGCTGGAATCTCACCACAG GGAAAGTACGCACATTTAAGGAGAGTATTGAAGCCATTGATGAACAAAGCAAGTCAATATCATTCAAAATCTTCGATGGAGAAAATAGTAAGGATTACAAGATGTATAAGGTCCACTTGCAAGTGATCGATATTGAGGAGGAAGGTGGTGTTGTTACTATATGGACCATTGAATATGAGAAGCTTAATGAAGATGTTGCTCCTCCATATCACTACTTGGACATTATAACTGCCACCACTAAAGAAACCGATGCTCATGTTCTGAAGGCAGAGCAATAA